Below is a genomic region from Medicago truncatula cultivar Jemalong A17 chromosome 3, MtrunA17r5.0-ANR, whole genome shotgun sequence.
GTTTATTTTGTGCATGAAATAATTCATGTTGGACATGCATTGATGgatcattattttttgttgtttggaaATAGAAAATCTTTGTGCATCCTATACCATATAAATGTTATTTCTGATATTATTATCTGCCAACTCATTCAATTACAGGTTAGACTGTGTCGGGAAAAGAAATCTGGAAATATCTATGCCATGAAAAAGCTGAAGAAATCTGAAATGCTCAGGAGAGGCCAGGTGAGATATATATAAACACGCTGACTagaacaaaattttgaaattaccAGTGGCTGCAAATGTAGGCTGGAATTTAGGATTGTAGTACTTTCAAGTTCAATGTTATGGTTGAAATCAATCTATTCTAGACACATTAACAGCTTATACTGTCTCCGTCTAGGATGGATCATCATGTCATTGGATGTCTTGAAGAATGCTTAGTTGCTATTTTGCTTACAATATAGATCATTTTGTTCCTACAGGTAGAACATGTTAGAGCTGAGAGGAACTTACTGGCCGAAGTCGCCAGTCACTGCATTGTGAAACTTTACTACTCATTTCAAGATACTGAATACTTGTATTTAATTATGGAGTATCTGCCCGGGGGTGACATCATGACTCTGCTTATGAGGGAAGACACCTTAAGTGAGAACGTGGCTAGATTTTACATGGCACAGAGTGTTCTGGCCATAGAGTCTATTCATAAGCACAATTACATTCACAGGTTTAGTTTGGCTCTGCCTATGAAAGCTGttggattttttaattttttttaataattgatgaTGGTTTATTGGATGGCGTGGTCCATTTTAACGTGCCAAACAGCTACgttatttttcatctttcagAGATATCAAACCCGATAACCTACTTCTGGATAAAAATGGTCATATGAAGCTCTCCGATTTTGGCCTCTGTAAGCCTATCGATTGCATTACCTTGCCTACACTGCATGAAAATCAGACCATGGATGATGAAACTTTGGCAGAGCCAATGGATATCGATAGTTGTGTTCCTGATGCGGACAATCGGAAAAGCTGGAGAAGCCCGCGTGAGCAGCTTCAGCATTGGCAGATGAATAGGAGGAAGTTGGTATGCTGTCAAATTTACCAATACATTATTGTAGAGATTGGTATAAAAATATGTTGTCAAATGTCAATCATGTTTCTAAACATAATTGGGCTCATTCTTAAAATATGTCTTAATTCATCAGTCCAAAAAACTGTGTATTTGCTTCAGAACCTAACTACTTTCTTCCAGCTCTCATTTCTGAATGCAAGCTATTATTAATTGTTACTTgaacccaaaaataaattttcacaAAGATGGTCTGAGCTTTCATTAACATGTATCTGTTTGGTTTAATGATCTGGCTTTGCACTCTGCTACATAAATCAAACCTAAATTGACAGTGTTATACGATTCCTTTTCTTTAAGTTGAATGATGCTATACAGATGTAGGATCAAAACCTTTCTTTTGGTGAAGGGGAGATTACAAAATGATTCAGAGTACTTTAAGGAAAATAGTCCTTCTTTGATGGGTTCAAACATTTATATTGTGAATGTaggaaatttgaaaaaaattaaaagtaattctaTCTCTATATGCATTCTTGTAGTAGCACATAATATAGAACATGATAGTGTAACTTGGGCTACAGTACTACAAATCTATTTTAGATGAAACCTTCGTCCAGATCATAGATTCTTTTGTATCCATTGTACGCAAGTAATGCTTCTCAGTGGCATCGTCATACAATTTTGCTGCACTTGTTTATATGCTAATatgccgaccccacttagtgggataaggcttggttgttgttgttgctgttgtttaTATGCTAATATGGCTGTTAAGATAAGAAGGCCTTTCAGTTCACAGAGTTCCTTGTTTCTTGTTGCAAGGCATTTTCAACAGTAGGGACGCCAGATTACATTGCTCCTGAAGTACTTTTGAAAAAAGGATATGGGATGGAATGTGATTGGTTAGTTCTTACCTTATGCTTTAGGCGTTTTGATCTATCAGTCATgaaggttcattcatttaattttcttgCTGAAGTCCAGACTAAAGCTTAGTCTGGACTCTGGAGTAATACTgaacatttgaaatttgaacttattttttgtgAGAGAAAATTGTTCAACTATTAGTTTGCTTGTTAAGTTTTATAATAAATCTATTGTCTCCCTTTTTGTATTATTACATTTGTGACACGTACTTATTTTATATGGACAGGTGGTCACTGGGAGCGATAATGTACGAAATGCTGGTCGGTTACCCTCCATTTTACTCTGATGACCCAATAACCACATGCAGAAAGGTAGCATCTTTAATTCCTTTAATGTTtcttcattaaaataatcaagaaGTGTTCTTGCATCTCAATCTTTTTGTAGTCTAAGCTGACGGTAACTCATGATTACTACTATTGCCTTTGATATCCATAACCATATTATTTGAAGCCATTCTAATTATGTTTCCCAGAGTCAGTGTTcagacttttttttgttgacactAAATTCACCATGCTGTCAGATTGTTCATTGGAGAAACCATTTAAGATTTCCAGAAGATCCCCATGTAACACATGAGGCCAAGGATTTAATCTACAGATTGCTGTGTGATGTTGATCACAGGTTAGGTACCCGAGGGGCACAAGAAATCAAGGTAAGATGTTCATCTTATTATTACTTTCTGCTGTATTGTTGCGCCAACGTtcaatttgattgaaataatACCGAGAGATACAGCAACATAATATAGGAGCCgaaatgaaataaagttgactctataatcttatcaaatatCAGAAATGGTATTGAGACAGATTTGATATCATCCTTATTAATTACTAAGGATAAAAGGAAATACGTAAATAGGAAttacaaagaaagaaatagGAAAGGGAATTGGATATTTGGAGACCTAAACCAGGGTAATATTGATAGAGCAGAGCCAATAAAACAGAATAAACAATAGAAACTAGAGAATAGTGGTGAATATTAAGTAGATGGAATAAAGAAAAGAGTTACAAGTTCCAGTGCAAAGCTCCTCAGCAAAGTCTCTTGCTGCCGGCCCTAAAAGGATACTAACAAATAATCTAATTGCTTCCACTAGAACTCCTCCCCACCCTTACTTATATAGAAATACTACTAAGGAGATATTTTCGGAGAATATCTTTACTAAGAAGATATCTTCATAGAATATCTCTATTGTAAATTACTAATAAAATATTGCTACTAAGGAAAGGAGATATTTCCAGAGAATATCTTTCATAGAATATATCTattatataatactaataatctTATTACTTAGACACCCTACTAATTACTTAAATACCTTCTTACCCCAAATCCAATATCCTATCACATACTGTGACAATCTTTTCATCATCTACTTATATACATTCTATATACTCCAGGCTCATCCATGGTTCAAGGGTGTCGAGTGGGATAAACTATATGAAATGGAGGCAGCATTTAAACCACAAGTCAATGGGGAACTGGATACCCAAAACTTTATGAAGTTTGATGAGGTATAAATATGAAATCACCACCTTTTTTTATCTATCCACATTGTTTTCCCTTCTATATATCATTTTGCTATATGAGTTTTCTTGATATTATGGTTTTCCCTTGTTAAttttagagttaaatatgtttgaaGTGCCCTATAAAATgaccattttttaatttaagtccctataaattatttttttatcaatttttagtccttatcTTTTATAAAACTGGGTGTTTTTAGTTCTTGGAGGGACTAAAAGCATCAGTATTTTTATAGAagttagggactaaaaatgttaaTAACTATACATGCTAATGAAAGGCCCGTTActttatagagattaaaaacaTATCTAACCCTTCTAGATATTTCTCGgctatatatatttgtaaattttattacttgttGTGGCCCATACagaattttcaatacaataaatGGAGATTTCACCTTCCTTTTTTCCTCTGATAATTTCTAAAAGCTATACTTCGATGATATACTGTAGTTTGTGAGAATCTTGgatattttttcttgtttaatCTTCATTCTTCTTTAATGGTATTTATTGACGTGTTGTTTATTTAGTATGAAGTCCCTTGTGTGATAAGCTGTTGAACCTAAGGCATGAAACTCTCTCATTGCTTTCTTTTGTGAATTTGTAGGTAGAATCACCAGATGCGGCAAGAGCTGGATCCGGATCTTCAAGAAAGGTACACATACTTGTACTGGTTCGCATgccattatatatttttttcatttaaatctctcactatgaaattttaaatgtgAAGATACAAGAAAATGTTTTAAGGTTATCTCAAATTATAGTGTTTGTTTGCAAGACATTATGGTGTTGTTTTATTCCTATAACCAACATTCATACTTAGATGGTGTCTTTTTTAAGACATCATTGTGTTATTCGTAAGACATTGTGGTGTTTTTTATCGTGGCCAGTTTGGTTATATCTTGATATGCgatactttttcaaaacatagttTTGATAAGTGATAACATGTAAAGATTGTTGTTTGATTCATGTAACTGATCAGATCTAGTGGGAGAAGGCTTtgcttgttattattgttgtatgttgtatattaaaacaataaaatgacaaatttcGCTTCAATAAATTTATCAACCAAGCTACCCTTTCTGCTTCCTGAGATTTATTTACTTTGTGTACAATGGCTAAgaagttaattaatttttaacctTTTAAAAATTAGGTGGGTTGTTTTCAATTAACTTTGTTTACTTATATCGTGTCCAAGGTGATAATAATgacaatttatatttatatatgttgaatCCGGCTGCTTGTACCAAGGCTTTATCTATGTTCCGCCAGCCTATGAATTGCTTATTTTGACTTTACCAAAAGCTGGGAAACATAGagcaatttattttgaattgcTCTCCTTTCTTACTATTGATGAAGACAAATGCATGGTTGTTGAGCCGCCTTGTTATTTTTGAATAACTTTCCTTTCCACTTTTGATCTTAAAAATTGAACGATTCTTCCCAATCTGTTTATTTTTC
It encodes:
- the LOC11420927 gene encoding serine/threonine-protein kinase tricornered; translation: MEDLQEGENGGEEEVLGSSLTMEKVAAAKKFIENHYRAQMKNIQDRKERRWVLERKLATSDVPTEERLNLIKDLERKETEYMRLKRHKICVNDFDLLTIIGRGAFGEVRLCREKKSGNIYAMKKLKKSEMLRRGQVEHVRAERNLLAEVASHCIVKLYYSFQDTEYLYLIMEYLPGGDIMTLLMREDTLSENVARFYMAQSVLAIESIHKHNYIHRDIKPDNLLLDKNGHMKLSDFGLCKPIDCITLPTLHENQTMDDETLAEPMDIDSCVPDADNRKSWRSPREQLQHWQMNRRKLAFSTVGTPDYIAPEVLLKKGYGMECDWWSLGAIMYEMLVGYPPFYSDDPITTCRKIVHWRNHLRFPEDPHVTHEAKDLIYRLLCDVDHRLGTRGAQEIKAHPWFKGVEWDKLYEMEAAFKPQVNGELDTQNFMKFDEVESPDAARAGSGSSRKMLLTPKDLNFVGYTYKNFDAVKEGLRQSLSESMQDYASKRTTDETGLQMLASSGDPMLP